One window from the genome of Podospora pseudocomata strain CBS 415.72m chromosome 1 map unlocalized CBS415.72m_1.2, whole genome shotgun sequence encodes:
- a CDS encoding uncharacterized protein (COG:T; EggNog:ENOG503NV19), with the protein MSFTLTLRAGLAPRLAMQFAKPPSAMRAFHQSAKQNTFFTSRTALSSKNSSSNILARLRGSSRSYQQQSGYAYYDPTARRKETVRKLIIGGAIFGGTLVAVNVMFNGESREGGMPKFERQYLNQTFLHTGLGVGIIGMTAYQMLQSGFVYRLMQTNPWVVGIGGLALSIGSMIATRSVDPDNYVPKYAFWAVFNATQAAFVAPLMVMAPPALLARAGLYTAAMMGSISIVGATAKQDKYLYIGGPLLAGAAIVAVSGFAPLVLPATAVRTLAVTENLWLWGGLAVFGGFTLYDVQKVLHHARLAERGLIKRDPVNESISLELDFLNIFVRMVQILMMQQRRK; encoded by the exons ATGTCGTTCACACTTACGCTCCGCGCGGGGCTTGCCCCTCGTCTGGCGATGCAGTTTGCGAAGCCCCCGTCAGCAATGCGCGCCTTCCATCAATCAGCCAAGCAGAAtaccttcttcacctcgaGGACAGCACTCAGCTCAAAGAACAGCTCCAGCAACATTCTCGCCAGACTTCGAGGCTCCTCCCGTAGTTACCAGCAGCAGAGCGGCTATGCATACTATGATCCTACAGCCCGCCGCAAGGAGACGGTGCGGAAGCTCATCATCGGCGGCGCCATCTTCGGCGGCACCCTCGTCGCTGTCAATGTCATGTTCAACGGGGAGTCGAGAGAGGGTGGCATGCCCAAGTTTGAGCGCCAGTATCTCAACCAGACCTTCCTCCACACTGGTCTTGGTGTAGGTATTATCGGCATGACAGCCTATCAGATGCTCCAAAGCGGATTTGTCTACAGACTCATGCAGACCAACCCTTGGGTTGTCGGCATCGGTGGTTTGGCTCTCAGCATTGGTTCTATGATTGCTACCCGCTCCGTGGACCCTGACAA TTATGTTCCGAAGTATGCCTTCTGGGCCGTCTTCAATGCCACCCAGGCCGCTTTCGTTGCTCCCTTGATGGTCATGGCTCCCCCTGCTCTTCTTGCCCGCGCCGGTCTCTATACAGCTGCCATGATGGGCTCCATCTCGATCGTCGGCGCTACCGCCAAGCAGGACAAGTACCTTTACATCGGCGGTCCTCTTCTCGCCGGTGCTGCCATTGTGGCCGTCTCTGGCTTCGCCCCTCTTGTTCTTCCCGCCACCGCCGTTCGCACACTCGCCGTCACCGAGAACCTCTGGCTCTGGGGTGGTCTGGCCGTCTTCGGTGGTTTCACTCTCTATGACGTGCAGAAGGTCTTGCACCACGCCCGCCTGGCTGAGCGTGGCCTCATCAAGCGCGATCCCGTCAACGAGAGCAtcagccttgagcttgacTTCCTCAACATCTTTGTGCGCATGGTCCAGATCTTGATGATgcagcagaggaggaagtaa
- a CDS encoding uncharacterized protein (EggNog:ENOG503NWS7; COG:P; COG:T), translating into MRRNRAPTPPTSPYRALAHHHAQHGAAAQAAQQARDSVSSVIRSFNVETNPSRPVRPSPLTASTIPDMPLDLVDRIRSFPLFMSAPDDFLAAIISHLKLQLHSAHDHILTEGDEAKAMYWLVRGVVAVTSRDGEAVYAELKPGAFFGEIGVLMDMPRTATIIARTKCMLAVLKKEDLQAELPKYPEMGTAIRQEAQERLSILKKKRQESGLSSRLPDTNGAQLAREAVPGEVSTGEVGIIKEGAVVNTKKRKSPSPGVIEDPTVGGSALGGGYVNVRKTLKELPLFSNLPPDILHFLGLSAQPKSYSPFTDIVRQGSPGNEIFFIVRGEAEVIHEPLSPPAFKRDTRSAFSRPRLKQGQYFGEVASLGLAEGRTATVRSITAVECLMIGGDALEELWRRCPPEVRSQVEETAKQRYHSSDEDVDMTDPESHALSSDEEKPTSNEIEVALPTVTFTTPSKPGSPASEDSDVTRQPSDPDPFLSVDMENLRNRRRNSLAPPVPQTDNSAIVSPVKVQPVTSITVPLSPVSPDGCPLPAKRARTLSRSSATEPGDRITAISDDLWVHVFQHLDLLELIRLRAVSRKWRQLLTTSPNLCTEIDLAPFNRKVNDWALVNILAPFIGQRPSKIDISNCFHITDEGFQALYRSCGSNIKVWKMRSVWDVSAGLILDMSENAKGLEEVDWSNCRKVGDNLLARVVGWVVPEPPPPRENHKNVVISSSAAKGRRSSQYQQRGQQQAGQPGAPQPPPPGTVIGCPRLRRLNLSYCKHITDRSMAHLAAHASNRLESLSLTRCTSITDAGFQQWGAYRFTELTHLCLADCTYLSDNSIIALVNAAKGLTHLDLSFCCALSDTATEVVSIGLPNLKELRLAFCGSAVSDASLGCISLHLNELRGLSVRGCVRVTGNGVENVLENCPALEWLDVSQCKNLGSWLIGGGVGRWGYDERNGVSGQRGKNGEAWVIGSQNGISSVRNTPGGNMGPGGVGYGSVGGGGRVSRGGNIRTNMGPPPLPGVKPLGPGPVMRPVIPPRGVVNKSLRRPVRFVVEKGPGGLR; encoded by the coding sequence ATGCGACGGAATCGAGCTCCGacaccgccaacctcgccctaCCGGGCCCTGGCGCACCATCATGCACAGCATGGAGCGGCAGCTCAGGCGGCACAGCAGGCTCGTGATTCGGTATCTTCAGTGATCAGATCGTTCAACGTCGAAACCAACCCAAGTCGACCAGTGCGTCCCTCGCCACTGACTGCTTCCACCATTCCCGACATGCCCCTCGACTTGGTGGATCGCATACGTTCCTTTCCACTCTTCATGTCTGCCCCCGACGATTTCCTTgccgccatcatctcccaTCTCAAACTCCAACTCCATTCCGCCCATGACCACATCCTTACCGAGGGAGACGAAGCGAAAGCAATGTATTGGCTAGTCCGGGGCGTTGTTGCTGTCACATCTCGTGACGGTGAGGCCGTTTATGCAGAGCTGAAGCCCGGTGCCTTCTTTGGAGAAATCGGGGTTTTGATGGACATGCCGAGAACTGCTACCATCATTGCGCGGACGAAGTGCATGCTGGCcgtgttgaagaaggaggatctTCAAGCTGAGCTGCCCAAATATCCAGAAATGGGTACAGCTATCCGTCAAGAAGCACAGGAGAGACTGTCcatcctcaagaagaagcgtcAAGAAAGCGGACTCAGCAGCAGACTTCCCGACACGAATGGCGCACAATTAGCCCGTGAAGCTGTGCCTGGGGAGGTTAGCACAGGAGAAGTTGGTATCATTAAAGAGGGAGCCGTTGTCAACACCAAAAAGCGAAAGTCTCCAAGTCCAGGCGTCATTGAGGATCCAACAGTTGGTGGAAGCGCACTCGGCGGCGGCTATGTCAACGTCCGAAAAACACTCAAAGAGCTACCTCTTTTCTCGAACCTGCCTCCGGATATCTTGCACTTCCTTGGCCTCAGTGCACAACCAAAGTCATACTCACCGTTCACCGACATTGTCCGTCAAGGGAGCCCTGGAAATGagatcttcttcatcgtccgGGGAGAAGCTGAAGTCATTCACGAACCTCTGAGCCCACCAGCCTTCAAGCGAGACACGAGGTCAGCATTTTCACGGCCAAGGCTAAAACAAGGCCAGTATTTTGGTGAGGTGGCAAGCTTGGGGCTTGCAGAGGGTAGAACAGCTACTGTCCGATCCATCACAGCCGTAGAATGCCTGATGATTGGTGGGGATGCGCTTGAAGAgttgtggaggagatgtCCTCCGGAGGTCAGGTCACAGGTGGAAGAAACAGCAAAGCAACGCTACCATTCTTCGGACGAAGACGTGGATATGACTGACCCCGAAAGCCATGCGCTATCGTCGGATGAAGAGAAGCCCACATCGAATGAGATAGAGGTGGCGTTGCCGACTGTCACCTTCACGACGCCATCCAAGCCCGGCTCCCCAGCAAGTGAAGATTCAGATGTCACCAGACAGCCGTCTGACCCGGATCCTTTTTTAAGTGTGGACATGGAGAATCTTCGTAACCGGCGTCGCAACTCGCTGGCCCCACCGGTTCCTCAAACAGACAACTCGGCCATCGTCAGCCCCGTGAAGGTGCAGCCGGTCACTTCTATCACGGTGCCGCTATCGCCGGTTTCTCCGGATGGCTGTCCTCTACCAGCTAAGCGCGCAAGGACCCTTTCACGGAGCTCCGCGACGGAACCAGGCGATAGGATAACGGCCATATCAGATGACCTTTGGGTACATGTTTTTCAGCACCTCGATCTGCTTGAACTCATACGATTGAGAGCCGTCAGTAGAAAGTGGCGTCAGCTGTTGACTACGAGTCCGAACCTATGCACCGAGATTGATCTCGCTCCGTTCAATCGGAAAGTCAATGACTGGGCTTTGGTCAATATCCTAGCGCCCTTTATTGGGCAGCGGCCAAGCAAAATAGATATCAGCAACTGCTTTCACATCACCGACGAGGGCTTCCAGGCATTGTACCGATCGTGCGGCAGCAATATCAAGGTGTGGAAAATGCGCAGCGTGTGGGACGTGTCTGCCGGTCTCATTTTGGATATGAGCGAGAATGCCAAGGggcttgaggaggtggattgGAGCAACTGCCGCAAAGTCGGCGACAACCTGCTTGCTAGGGTAGTGGGCTGGGTGGTGCCTgaaccaccgccaccacgcGAGAACCACAAGAATGTGGTAATATCTAGCTCTGCTGCGAAGGGCAGGAGATCCTCGCAGTACCAACAACGAGGACAGCAACAGGCCGGACAACCAGGAGcgcctcaacctccacctccaggCACGGTCATCGGCTGTCCCCGTCTCCGCCGCCTTAACCTCTCGTATTGCAAGCACATTACGGACCGCTCCATGGCGCACTTGGCTGCTCATGCGTCCAATCGCCTCGAGTCTCTTTCCCTCACCCGATGCACCTCTATCACCGACGCCGGGTTCCAGCAGTGGGGAGCCTATCGGTTCACCGAGCTCACCCACTTGTGCCTGGCTGACTGTACCTACCTCTCTGACAACAGCATCATTGCCCTTGTCAACGCCGCCAAGGGGCTTACACACCTCGACTTGAGCTTTTGCTGCGCGCTCTCCGACACGGCAACTGAAGTTGTTTCGATTGGTCTGCCCAATCTGAAGGAACTCCGTCTCGCGTTTTGCGGTAGTGCTGTCAGTGACGCCAGTCTGGGATGcatctccctccacctcaacgaACTCCGGGGGTTGAGTGTCAGGGGTTGTGTGCGAGTGACGGGTAACGGGGTGGAAAACGTGCTGGAGAACTGCCCGGCGCTGGAGTGGCTTGATGTGAGCCAGTGCAAGAACTTGGGGAGCTGGTTGATTGGGGGCGGcgtggggaggtggggttaTGATGAGCGGAATGGCGTTAGTGGGCAGAGGGGGAAAAATGGGGAGGCTTGGGTCATTGGATCGCAGAATGGGATTAGTAGCGTGCGGAATACACCTGGTGGGAATATGGGGCCTGGAGGAGTCGGATATGGGAGTgtcggtgggggtgggagggtgtCTAGAGGGGGGAATATAAGGACGAATATGGGACCGCCACCGTTGCCGGGGGTCAAGCCTTTGGGTCCTGGGCCGGTTATGAGGCCTGTTATTCCGCcacggggggtggtgaataagagtttgaggaggccggtgaggttTGTTGTGGAGAAGGGGCCTGGTGggttgaggtga
- a CDS encoding uncharacterized protein (EggNog:ENOG503P889) translates to MTKSWDSGTDLSANPERLLFTITRENMQGHDETDLIPLYLVVSGIKRLFRFIEFTSNSSDHDAQNRRQYQYADGKPALKLLKSGCRIGFNQEPHCTSTCTDPDSRSASTSTLANGVTLASAEVLIRSGSLAWPLDSDDMVELRAYGVNNIRDWNGSFVLGSVLQSAVASCQAHDGLLGNCSPDLLNLQRVGFESSSSLLGLQSALTSYCEGTDVTVNADVAGPGVLFSHIAQTLMVLVAYGLMNILNSWTYPVLMVSSTSGHGIFESALQHHELATGAGSSSQRRVACTPDAISSSASGDGMVRLCFDFYKRFCQPTGHFSGDIHWPSPSATAFLRWSSIIWKAFPQQWRQSGAISVLQKKSNSVAIILHCRRSVWPQFPS, encoded by the exons ATGACAAAGAGCTGGGACTCAGGAACTGACCTGTCAGCAAACCCTGAGCGGCTTCTTTTTACCATCACTCGTGAAAATATGCAAGGCCATGATGAGACCGATCTGATCCCACTTTATTTGGTGGTTTCAGGCATCAAGCGCCTTTTCCGCTTCATTGAATTCACTTCGAACTCCTCCGATCATGACGCCCAAAATCGGCGCCAATATCAATATGCGGATGGAAAACCTGCTCTGAAGCTATTGAAATCCGGATGCCGGATTGGGTTCAACCAAGAGCCACATTGCACCTCTACCTGTACGGATCCTGATAGCAGGTCTGCGTCCACCAGTACTCTCGCCAACGGCGTTACTCTTGCGTCTGCGGAAGTTCTCATCCGGAGCGGCAGTCTAGCCTGGCCGCTAGACTCGGATGACATGGTAGAGCTCAGAGCATATGGAGTGAACAACATTCGAGATTGGAATGGATCTTTCGTCCTGGGTTCAGTACTGCAGTCCGCTGTAGCGTCTTGCCAGGCACACGACGGGCTACTTGGCAACTGTTCCCCAGACCTTTTGAATTTGCAGCGAGTCGGTTTTGAGAGCTCGTCCTCTCTTCTTGGGCTACAATCCGCATTGACAAGTTACTGTGAAGGCACAGATGTGACTGTCAACGCTGATGTTGCTGGACCTGGC GTTTTGTTCTCTCATATTGCTCAAACCCTCATGGTCTTGGTAGCATACGGGTTGATGAACATCTTGAATTCCTGGACATATCCAGTGCTCATGGTTAGTAGTACATCGGGCCATGGCATTTTTGAAAGCGCCCTTCAACATCATGAACTCGCAACTGGTGCAGGTTCTAGCAGTCAACGGCGTGTTGCCTGTACTCCTGATGCAATCTCTTCTTCAGCGagtggggatgggatggtaaGACTTTGTTTCGACTTTTACAAGAGATTCTGTCAGCCGACCGGGCATTTTTCAGGTGATATACATTggccctcaccctcggcaaCTGCATTCTTGCGGTGGTCATCGATAATCTGGAAAGCCTTTCCCCAACAATGGAGACAGTCTGGTGCCATCTCCGTGCTACAGAAAAAGTCGAACAGTGTGGCAATAATCCTTCATTGCAGGCGTTCTGTTTGGCCTCAATTCCCGAGTTGA
- a CDS encoding uncharacterized protein (EggNog:ENOG503NUT1; COG:C): MSLRQKHRLSFCYCNMGTMRRFFGRRRKPPPDTYQEPAVVRPNPEEELRSLRRRLVQSFVTSALPSGKEFLPVTEIDKLVNYATIRLVLPEKASTDVIDFVCGHGKTLFLILVVGNEASPNDLLAIMESCRKHNMTDEHLPVDRIPCVGGKLPCHQRVAHHKAWDVFHDKLWAHISFRFFQDQAMFTAPVILKDKFIYELKEGCVLPITWKAQKPHIGHFSTVYEAEVHHAHHQDDRYFGESLKVALKQLKPLTSEPGYNVETAWNHETSALEEINKLHHKHLIRPLAALRCGLEHYIMFEWADGGSLRELWESQGPEPKDLDPDRIMSVIEEVLGIVGALSTLHGTNNRTKTGNVVRRAADLAGMAAGERLTVPVPHSVKPREEETKDHSPITTPDTSKSPRNVPEIHVRFVEPSDDEVSFRSEDPNRSYVSEESDASSDEHWRHGDLKPENILQFNQSQTNDSRWLGTLKIADLGLAKQHVFATARRKDMTNQKFTTSHYEAPEAVANLHLPRSRRFDIWSIGCVILEFVIIILYGNDGLASFYDQHKIRENPHTDTLYFTVDRNVARVSDIASHWIAEILNDPECNRAGGSALADIVRLVRDRLLVVELPSENMVPSQISRCRADAGELKEKLEAIWGKAIHDESQGGDYLCFRKDRANIAPPAPLQVMKPKRTAAKSRLGDDLLKTQPNLEVREPYQYRYDSGKMTN, translated from the exons ATGTCTTTACGACAAAAACACCGTCTGTCCTTCTGTTATTGTAACATGGGTACCATGCGGCGCTTCTTTGGTCGTCGTCGAAAACCCCCCCCTGATACTTATCAGGAACCCGCTGTGGTGAGGCCCAATCCAGAGGAAGAACTTAGGAGTCTCCGGAGAAGGCTAGTACAGTCTTTTGTCACCAGCGCCCTTCCTAGCGGCAAGGAATTCCTCCCAGTCACAGAAATCGATAAATTGGTCAACTATGCAACCATTCGGCTGGTGCTTCCAGAAAAGGCTTCGACTGATGTGATTGATTTTGTTTGCGGTCACGGAAAGACACTGTTTCTTATTCTAGTGGTTGGCAATGAGGCTTCTCCAAATGACCTGTTGGCTATCATGGAGAGTTGCCGGAAACACAACATGACAGACGAACACCTCCCGGTCGACCGTATACCCTGCGTCGGGGGAAAGTTACCATGCCATCAACGCGTTGCCCACCACAAGGCATGGGACGTATTTCATGACAAACTCTGGGCGCACATATCATTTCGATTCTTTCAGGACCAAGCAATGTTCACAGCACCTGTTATTCTGAAAGACAAGTTCATATACGAGCTGAAGGAAGGATGTGTGCTCCCAATCACCTGGAAAGCCCAGAAACCTCATATTGGCCATTTCAGTACGGTCTACGAGGCAGAAGTTCACCatgcccatcaccaagacgACAGATACTTTGGAGAGTCGCTCAAGGTTGCATTGAAACAGCTGAAACCACTAACTTCGGAACCTGGATACAATGTGGAAACGGCTTGGAACCACGAGACCTCTGCCTTGGAAGAGATAAACAAGCTGCACCATAAACATCTCATCCGCCCATTAGCCGCCTTGCGATGTGGTCTGGAGCACTACATCATGTTTGAGTGGGCAGACGGAGGCAGTCTTCGAGAGCTCTGGGAAAGCCAAGGCCCAGAGCCGAAAGACCTTGACCCTGACCGAATCATGTCGGTCATTGAAGAGGTTCTCGGCATAGTCGGTGCCCTTTCAACCCTCCACGGCACAAACAACAGGACCAAGACTGGCAACGTGGTCCGACGGGCAGCAGATCTGGCAGGTATGGCAGCTGGTGAAAGATTGACCGTACCTGTTCCGCATTCGGTCAAACCGCGAGAGGAGGAAACAAAAGATCACAGccccatcacaacccccgATACATCCAAGTCCCCGAGAAATGTACCCGAGATTCACGTTCGATTTGTTGAACCATCAGACGACGAAGTTTCTTTCAGAAGCGAAGACCCTAACCGATCTTATGTCAGCGAGGAGAGCGATGCAAGCAGCGATGAACATTGGCGACATGGCGATCTGAAGCCAGAGAATATTTTACAGTTCAACCAGTCACAGACCAACGATTCCCGTTGGCTGGGAACGTTGAAAATAGCCGACCTTGGCCTGGCCAAACAGCACGTCTTTGCCACCGCTCGAAGAAAGGACATGACAAACCAGAAATTCACGACATCTCATTACGAGGCTCCCGAAGCTGTCGCCAATCTACATCTCCCAAGGTCACGCCGCTTCGATATCTGGTCTATCGGTTGCGTTATTCTCGAattcgtcatcatcattttGTACGGGAACGATGGGTTGGCGAGCTTCTATGACCAACATAAAATCCGCGAGAACCCGCACACAGACACCCTTTACTTCACAGTGGACCGAAATGTTGCCCGAGTGAGTGACATTGCGAGTCATTGGATCGCTGAGATTTTGAATGATCCCGAATGCAACCGGGCCGGTGGTTCGGCACTCGCAGATATCGTTCGACTTGTTAGGGACAGacttcttgttgttgagttACCCAGTGAAAACATGGTGCCTAGCCAGATCAGCAGATGCCGAGCTGATGCTGGCGAGCTGAAGGAAAAGTTGGAAGCTATTTGGGGGAAGGCCATACATGATGAGTCTCAGGGAGGCGATTACCTTTGCTTTAGGAAAGACCGAGCAAATAttgcaccaccagcacccctCCAAGTAATGAAGCCCAAGAGGACAGCAGCAAAAAGCCGACTAGGGGATGATCTTCTCAAAACACAGCCAAATCTT GAGGTACGTGAACCGTATCAGTATCGATATGACTCTGGGAAGATGACCAACTGA
- the mxr1 gene encoding Peptide methionine sulfoxide reductase (COG:O; EggNog:ENOG503P2RD), which translates to MSTCPFILTKLFAPFSRAAIAKSPNTHSLLKKMGTSASASAATQKEYPEGAARATVAAGCFWGVEHMYRKHFGSKGLYDARVGYIGGNTQDPSYRAVCSGNTGHAEATLLVYDPTKISYTDLLTFFYRMHDPTTSNQQGPDRGSQYRSGIFYHDAEQEKTAREMTKKANEQWWNNKIVTEILPAQKWWDAEDYHQEYLTKNPYGYECPSHFLRNFPDLQ; encoded by the exons ATGTCAACCTGCCccttcatcctcaccaaGCTCTTCGCCCCCTTCTCACgagccgccatcgccaaatCCCCAAACACCCACTCCCTTCTCAAGAAAATGggcacctccgcctccgcctccgccgccacccaAAAGGAATACCCCGAGGGCGCCGCCCGCGCAACCGTCGCGGCCGGCTGCTTCTGGGGCGTCGAGCACATGTACCGCAAGCATTTCGGCTCCAAAGGCCTCTACGACGCCCGAGTAGGCTACATCGGCGGTAACACCCAAGACCCTTCCTACCGCGCCGTCTGCAGCGGCAACACAGGCC ACGCCGAAGCCACCCTCCTAGTCTACGACCCCACCAAAATCTCCTACACtgacctcctcaccttcttctACCGGATGCACGACCCCACCACGTCCAACCAGCAGGGCCCCGACAGGGGGTCCCAGTACCGCTCGGGGATCTTCTACCACGACGCCGAGCAGGAGAAAACCGCGAGGGAGATGACAAAAAAAGCAAACGAGCAGTGGTGGAACAACAAGATCGTCACCGAGATCCTCCCCGCGCAAAAGTGGTGGGACGCTGAGGATTACCACCAAGAGTATCTCACCAAGAACCCGTACGGGTACGAATGCCCGAGTCACTTTTTGAGAAATTTTCCCGATTTGCAATAG
- a CDS encoding uncharacterized protein (EggNog:ENOG503NUT1; COG:C), whose amino-acid sequence MCTNRDLLSPEPCQDSFATIKSTSRNCELHMLVFDACITKSGTTPKGETDLVKLQRIGSHLFLDRMPDPFLSLCLVPTKYPLRAPPSFRHAADEIQIGLPALMSTYSDAYFTLLANWLNDCDLNHPDCYLKAIPSKKGLALPTKLLDVGSSASQQSILLCSSTSLGLKGEDTRYIALSHPWGNSRHNNHFSTTATNVSPRLTSGIAISSLPKTFKDAVSVTRALGIRYLWIDSLCIVQGPQGDFETEAQKMETVFSLAYCVIAASSASGTSSGFLSSRPQRKSVALNLSANSGKGDVGDSEDNNAMVYVCEAIDNFQTDVIDGPLNQRGWVLQERALARRTIYFTERQTYFDNQSSFLGDPNFPQVALTSSKGGKIRLYESLYKTYSRLQFTRAYDRPIAIAGLEQRLVAAFDTRGGYGIFDRVPFFGRSLLWTCEEPGGMRRIEFPEEGLGRYRVPPSWSWMAYTGAIGFMDLPFEGVHWLEDDVRSPWGAAVWEMSLDTSGSGNSTASSMWHTGRTDQDNHLSGKGRRLVVGLKVAEKKIKWDAGQRPTGIDDAKELRVVAVGRRKSKSNKPARALEHHVLVVVGIGGWRDSGERKIYERVGVGSLPGDWITHNEQEEEISIF is encoded by the exons ATGTGCACGAATCGAGATCTGCTTTCCCCGGAGCCTTGCCAAGATAGCTTTGCAACTATCAAATCGACGTCCCGTAATTGCGAGCTACACATGCTTGTTTTCGATGCTTGTATCACCAAGTCAGGAACAACGCCCAAAGGTGAAACTGACTTGGTAAAATTACAAAGAATCGGCTCTCATCTTTTTTTGGATCGTATGCCTGATCCTTTTCTGTCACTTTGTCTTGTTCCGA CAAAGTACCCGTTGCGAGCGCCGCCCAGTTTCAGGCACGCAGCTGACGAGATTCAAATCGGACTGCCAGCCCTGATGTCAACATACAGTGACGCATACTTCACCCTGCTTGCCAACTGGCTGAACGATTGCGATCTTAACCACCCAGACTGCTACCTCAAAGCAATCCCGTCGAAAAAGGGCTTGGCTCTCCCTACCAAACTTCTCGATGTCGGGAGCTCCGCAAGCCAGCAATCAATTTTACTGTGTTCCTCAACTTCGCTAGGTCTCAAAGGAGAAGACACACGGTACATCGCACTATCACACCCGTGGGGAAACTCTCGCCATAACAACCatttctccaccaccgccaccaacgTCAGCCCCAGGCTTACATCCGGGATAGCTATTAGTAGCCTTCCTAAGACTTTCAAGGACGCAGTTTCCGTGACCAGAGCTCTTGGGATCCGGTACTTGTGGATTGACTCTCTCTGTATCGTTCAAGGCCCACAGGGTGACTTTGAGACTGAAGCTCAGAAGATGGAGACAGTGTTCAGTTTGGCCTATTGTGTGATTGCGGCCAGCAGTGCCAGTGGCACTTCGAGCGGATTCTTGTCTTCACGCCCACAAAGAAAGTCTGTTGCCCTCAATCTGTCTGCTAATAGTGGCAAGGGCGACGTTGGAGACAGCGAAGACAACAACGCCATGGTCTATGTCTGCGAGGCAATTGACAACTTTCAGACAGATGTCATCGATGGTCCTCTCAACCAACGTGGTTGGGTGCTGCAAGAAAGAGCTCTTGCGCGCCGAACGATCTATTTCACCGAACGACAGACATATTTTGA TAACCAATCCTCTTTTCTCGGCGACCCCAACTTCCCGCAAGTAGCCCTGACCTCGAGCAAAGGGGGCAAGATCCGCCTGTACGAATCCCTTTACAAGACCTATTCCCGACTGCAATTCACGAGAGCATACGACCGCCCTATTGCCATCGCTGGCTTGGAACAGAGGCTCGTGGCCGCTTTCGACACGAGAGGGGGGTATGGGATCTTTGACAGAGTCCCTTTTTTTGGGAGGAGTTTGCTTTGGACCTGCGAGGAACCAGGGGGTATGCGGAGGATCGAGTTCCCCGAGGAAGGGCTGGGACGGTATAGGGTGCCACCTAGCTGGTCGTGGATGGCTTACACGGGTGCGATTGGTTTCATGGATTTGCCGTTCGAGGGAGTTCATTGGCTGGAGGATGACGTTCGGTCGCCGTGGGGAGCTGCGGTTTGGGAAATGAGTCTTGATACCAGCGGGTCAGGGAATAGTACTGCTAGTTCCATGTGGCATACCGGGCGCACAGATCAAGACAACCACCTCAGCGGGAAGGGTCGAAGACTGGTGGTAGGGCTGAAAGTtgctgagaagaagatcaaatGGGATGCTGGGCAGCGACCTACCGGGATAGATGACGCCAAGGAATTGAGAGTTGTGGCTGTTGGGAGGCGAAAGTCGAAGAGCAATAAGCCTGCCAGGGCCCTTGAGCACCATGTCCtcgtggtggttggaatTGGTGGATGGAGAGACAGTGGTGAGAGAAAAATATACGAGAGAGTGGGAGTTGGGTCTCTCCCGGGAGATTGGATTACACACAATgaacaggaagaggagaTTTCCATCTTTTAG